In Kogia breviceps isolate mKogBre1 chromosome 19, mKogBre1 haplotype 1, whole genome shotgun sequence, a single genomic region encodes these proteins:
- the OVCA2 gene encoding esterase OVCA2 has product MATSPPLRVLCLAGFRQSERGFREKTGALRKALRGRAELVCLSGPHPVADAAGPEGAGPDPGPCPPEEQPRGWWFSKQEADVFSALEEPTVCRGLEEALGTVAQALSKLGPFDGILGFSQGAALAALVCALGQAGDPRFPLLRFIILVSGFCPRGLGLKEAILQGPLSLPSLHVFGDTDRVIPCQESMQLCSRFAGAIALTHSGGHFIPAAAPQRQAYLQFLDQFAE; this is encoded by the exons ATGGCTACGTCTCCGCCTCTGCGGGTCTTGTGTCTGGCGGGTTTTCGGCAGAGCGAGCGGGGCTTCCGCGAGAAGACTGGAGCGCTGCGGAAGGCGCTGCGGGGCCGCGCAGAGCTCGTGTGCCTCAGCGGCCCGCACCCGGTCGCGGACGCAGCGGGCCCTGAGGGCGCCGGGCCAGACCCCG GGCCCTGCCCTCCGGAGGAGCAACCTCGAGGCTGGTGGTTTTCCAAACAGGAGGCAGACGTTTTCTCGGCACTGGAAGAGCCCACGGTGTGCAGAGGTCTGGAAGAAGCCCTGGGAACGGTGGCACAGGCACTGAGCAAGCTGGGGCCTTTCGATGGGATCCTTGGTTTCAGCCAGGGGGCCGCGCTAGCAGCCCTTGTGTGTGCCCTTGGCCAAGCCGGCGATCCCCGCTTCCCTTTGCTCCGGTTTATCATCCTGGTATCTGGTTTCTGTCCCCGGGGCCTTGGCCTCAAGGAAGCCATCCTGCAGGGCCCCTTGTCACTGCCTTCCCTCCATGTTTTTGGGGACACCGACCGCGTCATCCCCTGTCAGGAGAGTATGCAACTGTGTAGCCGATTTGCTGGAGCCATCGCCCTCACCCACTCTGGTGGCCACTTCATTCCGGCAGCCGCGCCCCAGCGCCAGGCCTACCTCCAGTTCTTGGACCAGTTTGCAGAGTGA